From Spirosoma aerolatum, one genomic window encodes:
- a CDS encoding capsule assembly Wzi family protein, protein MPGLRPLVIAALLTVGVHTVSFSQQRAGLQGEVEIGSFLSSSSATPFWLRTNQYGIVPLQSTAGLVQAAIWKPYRLPDSTHTQPVDWGFGLNPALTYDQADKQKLLLAEAYTKIRFRAIEFYVGRWRGVTGLGDTTLSSGFYAVSGNALPIPKLQIGTVGYAPLHFTNDFLAINAAFSHGWFNVPYIQGVRFHQKHLYLRLGKPAATVKFYAGVNHQVQWAGHAEYLKQRPDLADANGYFPSDWRFYKYVVLSYTPSDWKNVSGYTDFDSYRVGNSVGSIDVGLEFTTRNAHLLAYYQHAYEDVSGIAFLNMPDGLWGLSYTPTPAHRASFHVNRLTLEFLTTKDQTAPTFIIPGSRYQGGDNYYNHSQYWQGWSYWGRTIGTPFIAPGQDFDKAYNLKNGQFFPNNRLNMWHVGLRATYRKTSFTVRTSYSQNYGTFNEPFGSIVGQFSGLLSAQLPMPRWFHTDLIAKIAVDTGGLYTQTVGGYIGLKKSW, encoded by the coding sequence ATGCCTGGATTACGCCCTTTGGTTATCGCTGCACTACTCACGGTAGGCGTTCACACCGTTTCGTTTAGTCAGCAACGGGCTGGTTTACAGGGTGAGGTAGAAATCGGCAGCTTTCTCTCGTCCTCATCCGCCACCCCTTTCTGGCTACGGACCAATCAATATGGCATCGTTCCCCTGCAATCGACAGCGGGTCTTGTGCAGGCCGCCATCTGGAAACCCTACCGGCTACCCGACTCCACCCATACCCAACCCGTTGATTGGGGATTTGGCCTAAATCCGGCCCTGACCTATGATCAGGCCGATAAACAGAAACTACTCCTGGCCGAAGCCTATACGAAAATCAGGTTCAGAGCCATCGAATTTTACGTGGGTCGCTGGCGAGGAGTCACCGGATTGGGGGACACGACCTTATCATCTGGCTTTTATGCGGTTTCGGGAAACGCCCTGCCGATTCCCAAACTACAAATCGGCACGGTAGGCTATGCGCCCCTTCATTTCACGAACGATTTCCTGGCCATCAACGCAGCCTTTTCGCACGGCTGGTTTAACGTGCCCTATATTCAGGGCGTTCGGTTCCATCAAAAGCACCTGTATCTACGGCTGGGAAAACCGGCAGCCACGGTAAAATTCTACGCGGGCGTCAATCACCAGGTGCAATGGGCGGGCCACGCGGAATATTTAAAACAACGACCTGACTTGGCGGATGCCAATGGATACTTCCCTTCAGACTGGCGTTTTTACAAATACGTTGTGCTCTCGTACACCCCCAGCGACTGGAAAAATGTGTCGGGCTACACTGATTTTGACAGTTATCGGGTGGGCAATAGTGTTGGCAGTATTGATGTTGGTCTGGAGTTTACCACCAGGAATGCTCACCTACTGGCTTACTATCAGCATGCGTACGAAGACGTATCAGGGATTGCCTTCCTCAATATGCCCGACGGACTTTGGGGGCTCAGTTATACCCCTACCCCAGCGCACCGGGCTTCGTTCCACGTCAATCGGCTGACGCTGGAGTTTCTGACAACGAAAGATCAAACGGCTCCTACCTTTATTATACCGGGCAGTCGCTATCAGGGGGGCGATAATTACTACAATCACAGTCAGTACTGGCAGGGCTGGTCCTATTGGGGGCGAACGATTGGCACGCCGTTCATCGCCCCTGGGCAAGATTTTGACAAGGCGTATAACTTAAAAAATGGTCAATTTTTCCCTAACAACCGGCTGAATATGTGGCATGTAGGGTTACGGGCAACGTATCGAAAAACAAGTTTTACGGTACGTACTTCGTATAGCCAGAACTATGGTACGTTTAATGAGCCTTTTGGCTCCATTGTGGGACAGTTTTCGGGTTTACTGTCAGCTCAACTTCCAATGCCAAGATGGTTTCATACCGATCTCATCGCGAAAATTGCGGTGGATACTGGGGGATTGTATACCCAAACGGTTGGCGGTTATATCGGTCTAAAGAAGAGCTGGTAA
- a CDS encoding alpha/beta fold hydrolase, which translates to MATQPINGISLYYEVHGTGEPLILISGLGGDHTFWQPSLPL; encoded by the coding sequence ATGGCAACTCAACCGATCAATGGTATTTCGCTGTATTATGAAGTGCACGGAACAGGCGAACCCCTTATTTTAATCAGTGGACTGGGCGGTGATCATACCTTCTGGCAACCAAGTCTACCACTCTGA
- a CDS encoding HXXEE domain-containing protein, whose protein sequence is MTNSIFWVALAAYALQILEEFFYDWRSWAQHTLKLPVDWTGFYLTNCAVLFLGVACGGIGWTNPILALAYPGLMLINGLFFHVLPTLLTKRFSPGLLTACGLFFPTCFFAFQEALDRNVSVGTIAVAIGLGAMIMAFPIVLLKTKGLPIFDQKAYGK, encoded by the coding sequence ATGACGAATTCTATTTTCTGGGTAGCTCTGGCGGCCTATGCGTTACAAATTCTGGAAGAGTTTTTTTATGATTGGCGCAGTTGGGCTCAGCATACCCTGAAGCTACCCGTTGACTGGACCGGTTTCTATCTAACCAATTGTGCCGTCCTGTTTCTGGGCGTAGCTTGCGGAGGTATTGGTTGGACTAATCCCATTCTCGCCCTAGCCTATCCGGGACTCATGCTGATCAATGGCCTATTCTTTCACGTTTTACCGACCCTGTTAACCAAACGATTTTCACCGGGACTCCTCACCGCTTGCGGGCTATTTTTCCCCACCTGCTTTTTCGCCTTTCAGGAGGCCCTCGATCGGAACGTATCGGTTGGTACCATCGCGGTGGCCATCGGCCTTGGCGCTATGATCATGGCCTTCCCGATCGTCCTGCTAAAAACGAAAGGCCTTCCGATATTTGACCAAAAAGCCTACGGCAAGTAG
- a CDS encoding DUF418 domain-containing protein: MVHAISRPAGRITTLDVLQGVVLLALLIAQGYGHFASPYPGHSLRLDEHHPDLPVHFILQLLVSGQFDRLGSFLFGLGFYQCWQHAGLDGPGLDGPGLDGPGLDGPRIAQRLLLLLLVIGLCLSLLIRSADLLFQYALLGFTLPYFCRHSVSSLLGWMVGLAGLGILVPSLLSLLPAFHLPMTSFRTGSVGEFLNWQCLREWLVPGRSVSKGFTPFISYELMMLGGMLIGKLGILPRDIRLRMHLSLLQLLLLPVAFIVKGAWVVLAFGLVVLPEWVVAYQPVLLILSGFVGPLLLTGVYLLDMGLNTRLIPWGKASWLGQVGQMGLTNYVLQLVLCPLLLYGYGVAVSGPIPLWGRAGIVVGIYTFLIGFSRVWRKHYRQGPIEWVCRQWIYNKWGQSNSVTMAKR, encoded by the coding sequence ATGGTGCATGCCATTTCTCGTCCCGCAGGACGGATCACCACCCTGGATGTGCTCCAAGGAGTTGTGCTGCTGGCCCTATTAATCGCTCAGGGATATGGTCATTTTGCCAGCCCATATCCCGGTCATTCGTTACGGCTGGATGAGCACCATCCCGATCTGCCGGTTCATTTTATCCTGCAGTTGCTGGTGAGTGGCCAATTTGACCGGTTGGGCAGCTTTTTGTTCGGACTGGGCTTTTATCAATGCTGGCAACATGCCGGACTGGATGGTCCCGGACTGGATGGTCCCGGACTGGATGGTCCCGGACTAGATGGCCCGCGCATAGCTCAACGGTTACTACTGCTGCTGCTGGTCATTGGCCTTTGCCTCAGTCTATTGATAAGGTCGGCTGATCTGCTTTTTCAGTACGCGCTGCTAGGGTTTACCTTGCCTTACTTTTGCCGCCATTCGGTGTCAAGCCTGCTTGGCTGGATGGTGGGCCTGGCCGGGCTAGGTATCCTGGTGCCCAGCCTCCTGAGTTTACTGCCTGCTTTTCATCTTCCTATGACGAGCTTTAGAACCGGATCAGTCGGAGAATTCCTTAACTGGCAGTGCCTGCGGGAGTGGCTGGTGCCTGGCCGCTCGGTGAGTAAGGGTTTTACACCTTTCATCTCCTACGAACTGATGATGCTGGGTGGCATGCTGATAGGTAAGCTAGGGATATTACCCCGCGATATCAGGCTTAGAATGCATTTATCGTTGCTGCAACTACTACTATTGCCGGTAGCTTTTATCGTCAAAGGGGCTTGGGTGGTCCTGGCCTTTGGCCTGGTGGTACTGCCCGAGTGGGTTGTAGCGTACCAACCCGTGTTATTGATACTCAGTGGCTTTGTGGGCCCTTTGCTGTTGACCGGGGTTTATTTACTGGATATGGGCTTAAATACCCGATTGATTCCCTGGGGAAAGGCAAGTTGGCTGGGCCAGGTGGGCCAGATGGGCCTAACGAATTATGTCCTCCAGTTGGTCCTCTGTCCACTGCTGCTGTACGGGTATGGGGTAGCGGTTTCGGGTCCGATACCGCTTTGGGGAAGGGCAGGCATCGTTGTTGGCATTTACACTTTTCTGATCGGTTTCAGCCGGGTATGGCGTAAGCATTACCGGCAGGGGCCAATCGAATGGGTGTGTCGCCAATGGATTTATAATAAATGGGGTCAGTCGAATTCGGTAACCATGGCTAAGCGTTAG
- a CDS encoding lipase family protein produces MEKNYQFVVLILLGVLTLAACSDHLLPQPGLGEPALPTDTHKRIALLAMLADINYDLVAASEEELQQNTVKINALLQTNADVRAYLGTDWQVVWGPAIANSRKKSTTSKVDSFVTDNTMYVARGTDLATGKTIHVVAIAGTNAVSRKGALLEDFNVFNQKQWDGETDWGTPGSGKITAGSAVGVNLLGSMRDPSTGKTLLQFLSTLHGAGPTEVAFTGHSLGGALCPLMALQCMEWKQQMGYTNLTVSVYPIAGPTPGNSEFANYAAQKFGDNYHSVINANDIVPHAWQKDMFAKIPSLYKNAPPFNPGGKKGFTLSFDDQVAFDAIKLAIDLKSYQRIAPDREFVFQGTPNVYSDGSGTFFKEAKYQHTIAYYKDAFGFPQPIIDALSN; encoded by the coding sequence ATGGAAAAGAACTATCAGTTTGTCGTCCTAATTCTTCTGGGCGTCCTCACCCTGGCGGCCTGTAGCGACCATCTGCTGCCACAACCGGGCCTTGGTGAGCCGGCATTACCAACCGATACCCACAAACGCATTGCCCTGCTGGCGATGCTGGCCGATATCAACTACGATCTGGTGGCCGCATCCGAAGAAGAGCTACAACAGAACACCGTAAAGATTAATGCGCTTTTGCAAACCAACGCCGACGTACGTGCCTATCTGGGTACCGACTGGCAAGTGGTTTGGGGCCCCGCCATTGCCAATAGCCGAAAGAAATCCACCACCAGCAAAGTCGACAGCTTCGTCACCGACAATACCATGTATGTGGCCCGAGGCACCGACCTGGCCACGGGTAAAACCATCCATGTGGTGGCCATCGCCGGTACGAATGCTGTATCGCGAAAAGGCGCGCTACTAGAGGATTTCAATGTATTCAACCAAAAGCAATGGGACGGGGAAACCGACTGGGGCACACCGGGTAGTGGTAAAATCACCGCAGGCAGCGCGGTGGGGGTCAACCTCCTGGGCTCGATGAGAGATCCATCCACCGGAAAAACGCTGCTCCAGTTTCTGAGTACGCTGCATGGTGCCGGTCCTACCGAGGTGGCCTTCACGGGCCATAGCCTGGGCGGAGCGCTCTGTCCCCTGATGGCTCTCCAATGCATGGAGTGGAAGCAGCAGATGGGCTATACTAATCTGACGGTGAGTGTATACCCCATTGCCGGGCCGACCCCCGGCAATAGTGAATTTGCCAACTATGCCGCCCAGAAATTTGGCGATAATTATCACTCGGTCATCAACGCTAATGACATAGTCCCACATGCCTGGCAGAAGGACATGTTCGCGAAAATTCCGTCGCTCTACAAAAACGCTCCTCCGTTTAACCCAGGTGGCAAAAAAGGGTTTACCTTATCCTTCGACGATCAGGTAGCCTTCGATGCGATCAAATTGGCGATCGATCTAAAAAGCTACCAGCGGATTGCGCCCGACCGGGAGTTTGTCTTCCAGGGCACACCGAATGTGTATTCCGATGGGTCGGGTACTTTTTTTAAAGAGGCTAAGTATCAACATACGATTGCGTATTACAAGGACGCCTTCGGGTTTCCTCAACCCATTATTGATGCCCTGTCCAACTAA
- a CDS encoding hemerythrin domain-containing protein has protein sequence MTRVKSFATPHKGLRSLMSRFSYTLGFIDVDDPTQLSQLKDLGQELFTLLTHHAHTENEHTLTLLEERAKGASEHDRHDHQQLEGVQLALEQQLAGLTGNESQDELHSFYLAFSRFQSQYLEHIFEEETVTELLLQQYFTDEELIQQRNSVMQSFDFPMLLLWLKYIIPAQREAENVGMLSGLKATVPKHAFEQIMTTIQGEMEAERFDALRSKVNEV, from the coding sequence ATGACCCGCGTAAAATCATTTGCCACCCCGCACAAAGGGCTTCGAAGCCTAATGAGCCGATTTTCCTATACCTTAGGTTTTATCGACGTTGACGATCCCACTCAACTGAGCCAGCTCAAAGACTTGGGACAGGAGCTGTTTACCCTACTTACGCATCATGCTCACACCGAGAATGAGCATACCCTGACGCTTTTGGAAGAGCGGGCCAAAGGGGCATCTGAACATGACCGGCACGACCACCAACAACTCGAAGGGGTTCAACTAGCGCTTGAACAGCAACTTGCAGGTTTGACGGGCAACGAATCCCAGGATGAGTTGCACTCGTTTTACCTAGCCTTCTCCCGGTTTCAAAGTCAATACCTGGAACACATTTTTGAAGAAGAAACGGTAACCGAACTGTTGTTGCAGCAATATTTTACTGATGAGGAACTCATCCAGCAACGCAATTCAGTAATGCAAAGTTTTGACTTTCCGATGCTGCTGCTTTGGCTGAAATATATAATTCCCGCCCAGCGTGAAGCTGAGAATGTCGGGATGCTGTCGGGCTTAAAAGCAACGGTTCCCAAACACGCCTTTGAGCAGATTATGACGACTATACAAGGTGAGATGGAAGCCGAGCGCTTTGACGCTTTACGGTCAAAAGTAAATGAAGTCTGA